The window AGTATGATAGTAAAAATATTAGTTCAGTTTTTATTAGGACTTTTTATTGGATATACTATGTATTTTAATACTTCTATTAAAAAAATAGATTCACACTTTTTTGCTAAAAAAGAAAATAAAGAACATGGATTCAAAACTACTATTCCTATTTTTCATAAGAATGAATTTGACTATTCTTGTATTTTAAGTTGGTATAACAAAGAATGGAAAAAATATGCATGGATTGTTTTTATACCTATAGTTATGATAATTATAACATTTTTATCCAATGGATCTAATTTAACTGATGGTATAGACGGATTATCAGCTGGAATTTCTTCTATTATTTTTGCAACTTTATCTTTATTATCTATTATTTCCAGTAATAAAATATATTCATCGCATCTTAATTTTATATATATTCCTAATATAGAAGAAATTATCATATTCTCTTTTTCGTTTTTAGGAACTTTGATAAGTTTTCTTTGGTATAATACCTATCCTGCTCAGATTTTTATGGGGGATACTGGAAGCTTAACTATAGGAGGGGTTATAGCTACATTATCTATTATTAATAGAAAAGAATTGACATTGCCTATTCTAGGTGGAATTTTTTTTATAGAAAATATTTCTGTTATAATACAAGTATTATATTTTAGATATTCTAAAAAAAAATATGGCATAGGAAAAAGAATTTTTATCATGGCTCCTTTGCATCATCATTTTCAAAAATTAGGATATCATGAAAATAAAATTTTTAATCGTTTTATCATCATACAAATGATGCTTTCTATGTTAGTATTTATTTTATTAATTATATAAAAAAATGAAAAAAAAATTTATAGTAGTATTGGGAGGAGGAGAAAGTGGAATAGGAGCCGCTATGTTAGCTAAAAAAAATGGATTAAAAACATTTTTATCTGATTCTAAAATGATTATAAAAAAATATAAAAAAATTTTAATAAAAAATAAAATTTCTTTTGAAGAAAATGGGCATACAGAAAACATCATTTCTAAAAAAGCGATAAAAGTGATAAAAAGTCCTGGAATTTCTAGAAAAAGTTCTTTTATAAAAAAAATTGATTCTATAGGAATTCCTATAGAATCAGAATTAGAATTTGGAAAAAGTTATTTAGATAACTCCTATATCATAGGAATTACAGGAAGTAATGGAAAAACAACAACAAGTTCCATTATTTATAAAATTCTTAAAAAAAAAGGAATGAATGTAGGAATAGCAGGAAATATTGGACGTAGTTTTTCTAAAGAAGTTATAAAAAAAAAGATATTTATGTATTAGAAGTGAGTAATTTTCAATTGGATGATTGTTCCAATTTTCGTTTAAATATTGCAGTATTATTAAATATTACAAAAGATCATTTAAATAGATATGATAACTTTGAAAATTACATTTATTCTAAATTTAAAATAGCAATTTTTCAAAAAAAGAAAGATATTTTTATTTATAATTATGATGACCCTATCATAAAAAATGGATTGAAAAAGTATCCTATTCTATCTAATTGTATTCCTTTTTCTATAAAGGAAGAATTACATATTGGTGCTTACATTAGAGGAGATAAAATATTTATTAAAAATAAAAAAAATAAAGAAATATATTTTATAAATGTGAAAGATATTCCTTTAATAGGAGATCATAATCTATATAATGTGATGGCTTCATTAATTATATCTGAAATATTTAACGTTAAAAAAAAATCAATAATTTCCATACTATCAAAATTAAAACCTATAGAACATCGTATGGAGAAAATACAAAATATAAATGGAGTACAATTCATTAACGATTCTAAAGCCACTAATGTAAATGCTGTTTTTTATGCATTAAAAAGTATAAATCCCCCTATTATATGGATAGCAGGGGGAGAAGATAAAGGAAATGATTATATAGAATTAATTTCTTTGGTTAAAGAAAAAGTAAAAGCTATAATTTTTTTAGGAAAAAATAATAAAAAAATTAATAATTTTTTTAAAAATATAATTGATATTATTTTTGTAACAAACAGTATAAAAAAGGCTGTTTATATGGCTTATCTTTTATCTTCTTATGGAGATCATATTTTATTATCTCCTGCTTGTTCTAGCTTTGATCTTTTTAAGGATTATAAGGAAAGAGGAAATAAATTTAAACAAGAAGTAAGAAAACTTTCCAATAAATATGATAAAAATAGATATTATTTTTAATAGATATATCAAAGGAGATAAATATTTATGGGCTTTTATCTCTTTATTAGCTATATTTTCTTTTTTACCAGTATATTCCGCTAGTACTAATTTAGTTAGTACATATGGAGGAACAAATACAGTTTTTAGTTATTTATTTAAACATGCTATTTTTTTATTAGTTGGGTTTTGCATTCTTTTTTTTACTCAATTTATAGATTATAAATATTTTTACCGTATGTCTACACTTTCCATACCTGTAGTGTTCATTTTATTAGTGTTTACTATAACTCAGGGAAAAGAATTATATGGAGTAAATGCTTCTCGTTGGTTACATATTCCCATTATTAATATATCTTTTCAAACTTCCAGTATCGCTGGATTAGTACTTTTTATTTATTGTGCTAGATATTTGGCTCAACAAAATAAAAAAAAAATTAATTTAATAAATTCTTTTTTCCCTTTGTTATTTCCTATTTTCTTTATTATTGGCCTTATTTTTCCTGCTAATGGATCTACTGCCGCTATTGTTTTTATTTCCGTTTTAATTTTACTTTTTATAGGAGGATATCCATTAACAGGGATAATGGCAGTTTTTTTTATGGGGATTTTATTTGCAGGAATATACATTTATTCAGTCATAAAATGGGGGGATAAAAATCCTATGAATAGGGTTTATACATGGAAAAGTCGTATAGAAAAATTTTTGGATAATGAATCGGAAGAAAGTTATCAAA of the Blattabacterium cuenoti genome contains:
- a CDS encoding FtsW/RodA/SpoVE family cell cycle protein, coding for MIKIDIIFNRYIKGDKYLWAFISLLAIFSFLPVYSASTNLVSTYGGTNTVFSYLFKHAIFLLVGFCILFFTQFIDYKYFYRMSTLSIPVVFILLVFTITQGKELYGVNASRWLHIPIINISFQTSSIAGLVLFIYCARYLAQQNKKKINLINSFFPLLFPIFFIIGLIFPANGSTAAIVFISVLILLFIGGYPLTGIMAVFFMGILFAGIYIYSVIKWGDKNPMNRVYTWKSRIEKFLDNESEESYQMKQSKMAIVLGNKFGRGPGKSVFKAFLPQSSSDFIYAIIIEEYGSVGGIILLFIYLLILLRVMVIATKVKNYFCSLLVLAVGLPIINQALINMGIAVGLFPVTGQTLPLISAGGTSMWVTFFSFGIILSVSRMIYENSTNTSKIIINHEQ
- the murD gene encoding UDP-N-acetylmuramoyl-L-alanine--D-glutamate ligase; this encodes MSNFQLDDCSNFRLNIAVLLNITKDHLNRYDNFENYIYSKFKIAIFQKKKDIFIYNYDDPIIKNGLKKYPILSNCIPFSIKEELHIGAYIRGDKIFIKNKKNKEIYFINVKDIPLIGDHNLYNVMASLIISEIFNVKKKSIISILSKLKPIEHRMEKIQNINGVQFINDSKATNVNAVFYALKSINPPIIWIAGGEDKGNDYIELISLVKEKVKAIIFLGKNNKKINNFFKNIIDIIFVTNSIKKAVYMAYLLSSYGDHILLSPACSSFDLFKDYKERGNKFKQEVRKLSNKYDKNRYYF
- the mraY gene encoding phospho-N-acetylmuramoyl-pentapeptide-transferase — its product is MIIAHFFEYLIYIFFFININSVFFRAMIAFFLSFFIALFFYKKIICWNQKKSIIGEHIRELGIVGEKKKEGTPTMGGIIIIFSTLISTILFSSLKNIYVIMLIITTLCFGCLGFIDDYIKIKYNKKGLSMIVKILVQFLLGLFIGYTMYFNTSIKKIDSHFFAKKENKEHGFKTTIPIFHKNEFDYSCILSWYNKEWKKYAWIVFIPIVMIIITFLSNGSNLTDGIDGLSAGISSIIFATLSLLSIISSNKIYSSHLNFIYIPNIEEIIIFSFSFLGTLISFLWYNTYPAQIFMGDTGSLTIGGVIATLSIINRKELTLPILGGIFFIENISVIIQVLYFRYSKKKYGIGKRIFIMAPLHHHFQKLGYHENKIFNRFIIIQMMLSMLVFILLII
- a CDS encoding Mur ligase family protein, which produces MKKKFIVVLGGGESGIGAAMLAKKNGLKTFLSDSKMIIKKYKKILIKNKISFEENGHTENIISKKAIKVIKSPGISRKSSFIKKIDSIGIPIESELEFGKSYLDNSYIIGITGSNGKTTTSSIIYKILKKKGMNVGIAGNIGRSFSKEVIKKKIFMY